The genomic segment CAAAAATGAAATCTGGGCAATTTATGTAAATATCTTTTTGGTCTTGAGGTACATAAATGCAATCTGAACAGATAAAAACAGTGTTTTTAATGATGTATTATTTCAGCCAAATTAAACTtaaggaaattttatttaaaaacactgCATTTCAAACTAAGAGAACGCGTTGTAATAAACCTGTGCATTATCTCGGTCTTCTCCACTCTCAACCTCGACTATTTTCTTTGCATTGCAATTTCGGGAAATATGTAAGGTTAGGAAAGAAATTCAGGATAAATTGTTTTGAACCCCATAATTTGTTTGTTATGTTCCTTTAAGGGGGATAATCCAAAGTTCTTTACTATCTAGGACTTGTAaacagatattttatatatttatctaatgtttttcctctctctctctctctctctctctctttggttttattttgttttacagaagGATGATAAATCTTGTCCTTGCTTCCATGTTGGAACTGTTGGAACTGAAGCCTTCCTAGCATTGGTTTTACTCTTTATTCTGACTCAACACTGCCCTCTTTACAATGGTGCTTCCCAAAATAACTAGAGCCAGGGGAAACAGATGAACTCTATATTAGCTATTTTGTTCTATTTCTGTgctaaaatgccatgaccaaagcagtTTATAGAAGGCTTATTTTTGGGTTTATGGTTCTGGAGGGATGAGTCCATCACCCATCACTGTCACagtggggaagcatggcagcagggtcttatagctcacatctcaaacaggaagcaaagaaaaagtgAATTCAAAAGTGACCTCAGAGCCTGCCCTCAgtaactcacttcctccagcaaggccacacctcctaaacttaTCCAAACAGGacccaccaactggggaccaggcaCTCAAACGCCTGGAAATACAGGAGAGatctcattcaaatcatcacagagTCTGGCAAGCTAAGTTGAAGCTGATAGGTACCCAAACAcacttatgttttaaaaatgaggattggcgccgggcggtggtagcgagcgcacgcctttaatcccagcacttgggaggcagaggcaggtggatctctgtgagttggaggccagcctgggctaccaagtgagttccaggaaaggcgcaaagctacacagagaaaccctgtctcgaaaaaaaaaaaaaaaaaaaaaaaaggattggcAATGAAGACTGAGCAGGAGATACAGATCCACATGCTTCTGTGGGGCTCTCTGCCCCAGGCCAGGTGGAGACAACAGGGGTCTGCTGAGCACCTTGTGGCACTGGGCGGTTGGGGTCTATTATGATGATGAGCAAATATAGGGTGAGGtatggaagagggagagacagatggTTCATATCtcgtggagagaggcagatccaaATAGGTGAAACTGGTGAGGAGTGGACTGATGTGGGTAGCCTGCTTGCCACCCAGGACCAGGGTGATGTCcaagcctgggctgctgccaggggTCATGTCTTCACCCATGGCTCTGGTGCAACTGTGGCTCCCGTTACTACAAAAGGCTGAGtggatagggctgcacagagttggtcccacccctcactggctgcaacactggagagaactggccctgcccctcaccaactgcagcagtAGGGAGGGCAGGCCCTGCATTTTGCCTGAGCAGCACAATGAAGCTGTCCCTGTTGACAGGGATGTGGGTGAGCTGGCCGATAATGTGAGTGTGGGAtatctggccccacccctcatctgccatatggagGTATAAGTGAAGGGGAGAtgtccttcctccccacccctcactacctgtggcaggtgggagagcaggccctgagaTCATGAGAACTGGTGAGCCGACCTGGCACCTCACAGGCtgtagcactcaggaaagcaggccctgcaccttgcctgaaCAACACAGAAGAGCTGACCCTactggcaggggctggagagagtcaGCCGAGAGGGTATGAGCAGAGGAGAGTTGGCCCCACTACTTGTCTGTCATGCAGCATGCAAGTGAGGGGGAGAGATGCTCCCCTTGTCccttgcccctcaccagctgtggCAGGGGGGACAGTGGCCCCTGCTCATGAGAGTGGAAGAGttggccctgcacctcacctgggcagcagagTAGTGCTGACCCTGCTGGCAGGGGGGGAGGTGAACCTGCCCTTAGGTCATGAGGtcgggagaactggccccacacCCCTTGTCTACCATGTGGTGGCAAGGCCATGTCCTTCCCCTCTTTGCCCTTGCCACCTGCAGCAGGCAAGAAagctgaccctgcccctcaccagctgcagcactctagAGAGCAGGTCCTGTATcttacctgggcagcacaatagagccgaCCCCATTGACGGGGACTTGGGTGAGCCGGCCCTAAGAATGAGCATGAGAGAATGGGCCCTGTCCCTCATCTGGagtgaagaagggagagaagctcCCCTCAAGCTTTCACTGattgtggcaggtgggagagctatccctgaggtcatgagaaccagagagctggctctgcccctcaccagctgcagcactcatgGGCTCTTGCACCTCtcttgggcaacacagtagagctggccctggtggtgtaggtgtgggtgagccagccctgggggcatgagagcaggagaaccagccccaccccttgctccttATTGCCTAGGGTGAGCTAGCCAGGAtgatgctggagagctcaccctgatggtgaggatgagggagagatggtgggctgaccaaccctacaACCACCCAGACCAAGAACCAGGACTATGAgatggcccatcccaacatccaccccatctgtgatctgctggagcacatgaaggggccagtcctgtaGACCCAAAGTTGCAGGATCCCTATGATAcaagacaacaacaggatatccaagaggaatcTCAGTGAGGGCTCAGTACCTacagtgtagtagaaaccagaggccttggacCAGGCCAATAACTCATTGCAgcgaacacttgcaagtaaagatgtatgaactaaagggtgtactgtgtgactcactgtgtcacactacagcttccatgacaagatttttcttttcttttcaattttattttgttttatcttggtgTGTTGAGGGAGGGGGtcacaagggcagagggcagatacaaaggaTTGGGGAGATGAGTAGGACtgggatacatgatgtgaaatctacaaagaatcaataaaaagttaaataaaaagaaaaacccactTCTTTGGGGTTCCAACATAGACTGGAGTTAAGCAGCTCTCGTGAATCCTCAAGGACTCCAGTACCATATTGAGACTGCTGAGACACTTAGTCTCAtggactgaataactactggattCTGAGAGGCAGCTATTGTTGGACTACATGGACTACATACTATAAGTCCATCTAATAAATTACCcttatatgttaaaaaaaaaaaagtaacgaTTGGCTTTTACAGTGCCAGGAGGTTCTGGGTAGGCTCATAGTGGAGAAAATTCATCAGTGGTCTTActcaactgtgtatcctacatgATCTAATACCAACCTGGCAGGCGTGATTTATCCACTGGCACAATGATGGCATGGCTACTGTGAGGGTATACAATTGCTCCAATTgctttttgattggatttgaggcctgcttcaCAGAAGGAAAATGTGGGCCTGCCACTGTAAACCTGGCCAAGAGCCCATGGTTACGGAGACCATAAGCCTCAAGGGGAACCTTACCACTGATacattgtcaaactgccttctaaatatgtaGTTATAACTTATTGTaatagtcagagttctctagagaaataaAACTTACAGATtgaagtaaatacacacacacacacacacacacacacacacacacacacacatgtatatatttaaggGGATTTGCCTTAtgactgtggtccagctaatccaacagtgGCTGCCTGTGAACAGAAGGTCTAAGAATCCAggagttgttcagtccacgaggctggatatctcagctggtcttcagtatgcaTCAGAATCCTGaaaaagtaggctctaatgccagtgaaggaatgaacttgctagTAAAAGCAAGCAGGCTAAGAgaacaagcttccttcttctatgtcctttcTATAGGGGGCCGGAAGAAACTGTGGtctagattaaaggtggatcttcccacctcaaaagatctgtaTTAGGGGCTTATCTTTCCACTGCGAAGATCTgcattagaagtgggtcttcccatttcaaatgacTTAATTGAGGGAAAAAAACCCTCCCAGATGTGCTCAGTCACTTgggtttagttaattccagatgtagtcaggttgacaaccaagaatagccaccacaaGTCCACCCCTTGTTCATTTGACACACAATCACATTTccttatgtcatgcttaatttACAAGTAAGAGCAATAACTAGGTCAAAATTATATCTAACATGATATAATGTAAtcacaaatgcattatatatttaaccagGGCACTCATGGTCCAAGAAGCTTTTTTCTTCAGTGGGTTGAAGGGAATGCAGAGACTCCCAATCGGTCATAAGATGAAATATGTGGCTGTTGCGAGCTCAGCCCCAAATGAGATATTTTTCTcatcccccaacccacccccagcaGAGGCTCAGGGAACTTTGCAGAATAGGAGGTGGAAAGAATGAATGTAagtgctggagaaagagagaaaatgcagTGAAACACAAGATCTCCTGGCTTGGCTGTCACACTCATGATCTCACGGCATCCGTGATTCCCTGTACACAGCTGTACCTGTCAATGATTCATCATGGGTGGGGAAGGGGCTGTGCAACCCAGCCCTTCTCTGAAGAGCTATCCACAGGTAATGGTTGGTGGGAGGAATAGGAGACATATTCTTCAGTGGTGTGGCCACTGTTAAGTGGCCCCCGTAACTAATCCCACCCCTGCACATACAAGCAAACTTAATTAGATGTAGCATCTCATGGAACAGACATGGAAGTTGGAGGGGGAcacattaaaaagagaaaagggggttGGTGAGAGTGGACAGGGATAAAGAGAAAATGAGTATCACGAAAGTactttatatatgtatgaagttgtgaaagaattaaaaaactAAGATTAGGTAGCTATCCTAGCAGACCTTGCACTGAGGCCTTTGAATGGCTGTGAGTAGGGTTGGGCAGAGATCAAGTGAAGCTCTGAACTTCTGGGGGTGGTTTAGTCAGAACTTGAACTGGGTAGATCGTGGCAGATTGCCTTCGCCTTCTCAATAGGTTACAGGAAGAAAAACAATACATCTCACTTCCCAGCTGTGCAGACTAGTGCTCTGGTAAAACCATCATTGAAAAGCAAATCAGAAGGATATGCAATAGTTATCTTAAACTGGCTTCAGGAAGTCATAAAAGGGTAGTGGTCAGAACTTTCATCTAAGACAGAAATTATAAGTGTTGAaaatattaaagttttaaaacagCAATTAAGTGAATTATGGGAAGAGGAAAACAATCTTACAGCAGTTCCAGTACATGCTGGTAATATAATGAAGGACACAGATGTTTATTTATTACAGTTGCATCGACAGATGTCATCTTCTATAGGATAATTGGTTATTCAAACATCGCTGCCCAACATCCTGCACATCTATGAACTGTGAGAGCCTGTGAAGGGGACAAACAGACAGACCTCAAAtggcaggatctccatgacacaggacaacaggatatccaagaggaggcCCAGAGAGAGCCCAttatcgatagtgtagcagaagtcagaggccttaaaccagaccaatgacccaTAGCAGTgaacatttacaaataaaaattaatcggCTAAAGGGTAAACTATGTGACTCTATATGCCACACTATAGCTTCCACGatgagattcttctcctttttatctttctttcttttgtttggtttttggtttttcttttaaattttgttttgttttgtggggggaggttgcatgggcagagggcagaagcaaggggatggggagataagTGGGGTTCAGGATGCATGTGAAATCcacagaaaaatcaataaaatttggGAAAAAATCGCTGGCTTATATATTTCCAAAAGTAGGTGTCTCCTGAGAACTGTGAACTATGGAAGAAATCAAACcataatgttttccttctaaagAGCCACATAATAAAATTGCTAATGAAATGAGGGAGCATATTTGAGCTCAGAGAGGTGAAAGCACACTATGAAGACTATTTGCCTTTGCTGTATGCAGGCTTTATATGGTCAGTTGGTGGCATTGTTTAGGAATTCTTGTGCAAGAATATAATCTATAATATGCAAAAATGAGACAGTACTTACTACTAGGAATCACAAGGACCAATTATCATTCACTGTTATTGTGTTTTATACAGAAACACTTAAACGTGTGCAGCTAATTTCTTCTGTTGGAAAAACTGAACGTTTAAAGCATCATAGTAAATAatcaatattaaatattttttgtctgttgtgaaataatctttgtacactgtgaatatgtataacactgattgatttaataaaaagctgaatgaccaatagctaggcaggattttcagggcaaagaggatgctgggaagaagggagacaCAAGGAGACATGGAGCTGGCTGGGGGTGGAGCAGAAAAAAATCCACCTACATTTGTccacactgaaagaaaaagatgagTGTTAAGGCTGATGTAGTGAATGGCAACTGGTTTCTCATTTAAGGAAAAGAGTTTTAGTTGTTTACTTACCAAATAGGGAAGTAAACATATTGATTACTAAGGGAAAATTCAAAACACTAAAGGAGCAACTTCCTTGAAGTACTTCACAGAGTGGAGAAATTAGCATAAACAATGACACACACAAGTTCTACTCATTGGCCCAAACTCTGGGCCATCacatataaaaagtaaaacagcaaagaaaaaaaatagatttttgggAAACTCGCCTGTGAACAGAACCTCTCTCTTCACAtccaacaccatgaccaactccTGTTGCTCCCCTTGCTGTCAGCCCACCTGCTGCAGGACCACCTGCTGCAGGACCACCTGCTGGAGACCCAGCTGTGTGAgcagctgctgccagcccagctgctgtggCTCCAGCTGCTGTCAGCCTTGCTGCCAGCCCACCTGCTGTAGGACCTGCTTCCAGCCAAGCTGTGTGAGCAGCTGCTGCCGCACACCCTGCTGCCAGCCCtgctgctgtgtgtccagctgctgccagccttGCTGCTGCAagcccagctgctgcaagccctgctgtcAGCCctgctgctgcaagccctgctgctgcaAGCCTTGTTGTCAGCCCTGCTGCTGCAAGCcttgctgcaagccctgctgctgccagccctgctgctgccagccctgctgtgagccctgctgctgcaagccctgctgctgcaagccctgctgccagccctgctgctgtgtgtccagctgctgccagccttGCTGCTGCAagcccagctgctgcaagccctgctgtcAGCCctgctgctgcaagccctgctgctgcaagccctgctgctgcaAGCCTTGTTGTCAGCCCTGCTGCTGCAAGCcttgctgcaagccctgctgctgccaGCCCTGCTGCTGCCAGCCCTGCTGTGAGCCttgctgctgcaagccctgctgctgcaagccctgctgccagccctgctgctgcaagccctgctgctgcaagccctgctgctgcaagccctgctgtgagccctgctgctgccagccctgctgcaagccctgctgctgccagccctgctgctgcaagccctgctgccagccctgctgtgagccctgctgctgcaagccctgctgctgccagccctgctgtgagccctgctgctgcaagccctgctgccagccctgctgctgccagccctgctgtgagccctgctgctgcaagccctgctgccaGCCCTGCTGCAGGCCCAGCTGCTGCAGGCCCTGCCTCAAGCCCTGCTGTGAGCCCTTCTGCCTCAACCTGTGCtgccagccagcttgctctggaccTGTGACCTGCACCAAGACTTGGTACCAgcccacatgtgtctgtgtgcctggctGCCTGTCCCAAGGCTGTGGGTCCAGCTGCTGCGAGCCCTGTGGCTGCTGATCAACTTACCATAGACCCCGTATCTACATAAAATAGCCTTCTACCATCAAATCTGCCTGATAACCACGTAATGTCAAACTCAGTGCTCCCTCTCTGAAAAGAAGCCTTACGCTGTCTAAAAATATCTCATTAGCAGATTTGTgtgttttctcagttttcttatctactgtgttccTTCTCATCCCTTTGGTTCTTTGTCAAAGGCATCTGCTGTTGACCTGGATTCACAGTTCCAACCTTGGAAAATTTGCTTACCTCATTTTCAACTTACAGAAGGTttataaaatcaaaagaagaaagaaagcactcCGATTTTCCCCCACATTAGTCACCATTCCATTTCCATGTGTATATAATTTCTGTGACTCACCTTATAACTCATTCATAAAAACTTTGCGTCGTCTGGCTACTTGGAAAGCCATTATCTATGTTTTACTAATAAAGTCTTCACTTGATTATCTCCtaaattgtcttttgttttgtttctgtgttttgcttGGCGTATTCTGTCCCATCATCTGAGCCACATCATTGTCTCAGACTTGGACAGAGACAGCACGCAGGATGTGAGCTGTGTCAGGTCACATAGCTGAGGATAGAAAACATCCTTCCAGAGACCTGGTGCGATAACGGGAACAACTTAATGAAATAGAGACACTGGAACTGAACACTAGAAAGCTGAGCATCTCACAATGCTCTCTGCCATTTACCAATCACCCTGGTAACCAGTAGccacagagcaaaagagctgatCTTAGGAGCCTAGAAAGTCATGTAAATCTTGTATTGcctaaaaaaaaaaggccacttGTGAtgacttctaaatattttttccaaCCACAGTGTATTTGCTACTGTCTCGGGAttttgaaagctttttttttttttttttttttttttgacagtcgttgagttgggggagggctgtcagaggacaagctgtgagagtcatttctctccttcaccatgtgggtcctggggatcaaactcaggctgggAGGCAGCTACCTTGCTTTGCAAGTCATCTCAGGATTTTGATGTGAGAAGACCATCTAGAAACTGTTGGTCTTGTAGAAATGGTACAGTTTTTGCCCTTGTTCTTCTGATTACCTGTACAAATAGCCACACTGGGCGGGGGGCAGTTGATTTGTGATaacactggttaaaaaaaaaaagtaaaaattttaatattctatGTGGAAAGGTGCAGTAATCTATGGATTCCCAGAGAATGTTCTGTAAGTCAAGATAGAAAGTACTTGGAGTAGTTATCTAGTGCACATAATCTACCAAAATACAGCCCAGGTGTACTAAAGACTTAAAATTGACTTTAAAACCTTGAAACTCTTGTAACAAATATAGATAAGCATCTCTTAGATCTTGAGAAAGAGCGAGCTTTTATCACCAGAAAAAACAGCCAAATTTGACTGCTCACACGTAGAGTTTGCGATCATCGgagacagcaacagaaaatgaaaaaaaacaaaaaacagaaaacaagtcacaAACTTGGTGGTGtttgagaaacagaaataaacatgcatgacaaaatgtataaagaaatagTTAATCTGGATAGAACTCAGGAAAGTGCAAATGAAGACTAAAATGAGGCCTCTTCTTGTATCAATATTAATGGATGAAAATAATCCTGTTTcacatttggaaaaacagaattttaaaactatGGAGTCAATAATTGATAAAAGTAGAGAACGTCTCTATCCCCTCTCAAGCCTATGCTATGCATTGCTGCAATACAACCTTGGAAGGGATGCTAGTGATTCTTTCAGAATTGAGGGAAGCCGAGGAAGCCTTGAGTGAGTGCATAAGAGCGAGTAAAGTCCTGGATGGATGTGCATTGTTGACATGGACACAGTGATGTCAAGgacccaatgcctcagacccacagGAAACTGGCAAAGCCCTCCCTGCCACCCCACCCAGGGTTCAGACTCCCTCTGTGCTGTGCATAATAAACACAATGAGGCTCTGAGTTGTGTATTTGGTGCCCTCCATCAGAGCAAGCACAGGCCACAGGATCCCATCTTCACTGTATCtgtgtctgttctttctttaCTCCCTCGTACCCCAGCTACTTCAAGTCCCAAGCCACCTAGAACGTGGCACAGAATGTTCTGGGTCCTTGTTGTTTGGCCCTATCAAGCATCTTGGGCAGCTCTTAACACATAACATTCAATACATGTAGTCAGCCCTCTATCAGTGGCTTCACAATCAATAGATCCAATTCACTCCAGACCAAAATATTCAAAAAACAAATGCAACTAAACTGAATATATTATTCTATGAACAACACAGTGAGACAATTACATAAACCACATTTACATTCGACAAGATACTGGGGCTGCTGAGGTCAACTCAATAGTGGAgaacttgtctagcatgtgtgagatcCTTGTTTGGTGCCCAACAATGCAAAAACCAGCAAACATCCATTTGACCCAGTTATTGTAAGTCACCCAGCAATAACTCAAGTAACATTTGCGGAAGAATGTGCATGTATTAAATGTAAATATGCTGGTAGTCTGTACAAAGAATTTGATATCACAAAGATTTTTATATCATGAAGGCATCCTTAAACCTATTCCCTATGGATATTAAAGGACTACCATATtttgaaatgaatgaataaatgacattttgtGAGGTACACAAGAAATATCAAACTTCTACTGTCCAAAGTGCACTAAGTTTGAACCAAAGATCATGAAATGAATCTAGGTTTAAAATGGAGACCAgcataatgacaacaccagttgacatgccaacatggcttggagaaatctcacaaggccccatctCCTAAATGAAGAACTATGAACAATTAACAGTTGCTGGGAGGAGGTTCATTCTTCACTAGGGACAAACCCCctaataggttatccaatcccagtgaccagccctaaacacatatacatacaaacaacactcAATGGATTAAGCAGGTCAcatttatatatttgcatatatgatatatgtatcatatatcatgtatgatatatctatatattaaaaAGGCTATAATTTTGAGAGTGAGAAGGCATGGGAGGGATTAGAGGGagggaacacagtagaggctagagagaaaaaaggaaaggtagTAAGTGATATAATTACATGTTTATTGAAAATGTAAGAAATAATAAATTGATATTAGATGCaaattttaaacaataaagaTGGAGGCACTGTTAACAAAGGTCAGCTTTGCCCAAGCTCAAGACACAGTCTCTTGAATTCTCCTCTCCCATTATTGTTACTACCCTAATTTCTTATCCTCTAAAATAGAGAAAGTTAAACTCTAGAGGCGTGAATGTTACTACCAGTGATACAATCAACAACAATTATAAATCTATAAAAATCTAAAAGTCCTTATCAGTTCGTTGGAGACCTTCAGGACAGTAAAAAATTTTGAGGAAatatctgagaaagaaaaaaatattaaaggagTTTGGTTGGTTTTGCAGCCTCTTTCCTCTccaggtgtgatggtttgaaagaaaatggcccccaaagggagtggcactattaggaggtgtggccttgttggagtaggtgtggtcttgttggagcccgtgtgtcactgtggaggcagatttgaggtctcatacatgctcaagtcGTGCCCAGTGTTTCAGCCcttttcctgttgcctttggatcaagatgtaaggactctcagctccagcaccatgcatgcTG from the Peromyscus eremicus chromosome 8a, PerEre_H2_v1, whole genome shotgun sequence genome contains:
- the LOC131916392 gene encoding keratin-associated protein 9-4-like isoform X4; translated protein: MTNSCCSPCCQPTCCRTTCCRTTCWRPSCVSSCCQPSCCGSSCCQPCCQPTCCRTCFQPSCVSSCCRTPCCQPCCCVSSCCQPCCCKPSCCKPSCCQPCCCVSSCCQPCCCKPSCCKPCCQPCCCKPSCCRPCLKPCCEPFCLNLCCQPACSGPVTCTKTWYQPTCVCVPGCLSQGCGSSCCEPCGC
- the LOC131916392 gene encoding keratin-associated protein 9-1-like isoform X3; translation: MTNSCCSPCCQPTCCRTTCCRTTCWRPSCVSSCCQPSCCGSSCCQPCCQPTCCRTCFQPSCVSSCCRTPCCQPCCCVSSCCQPCCCKPSCCKPCCQPCCCKPSCCQPCCCQPCCEPCCCKPCCQPCCRPSCCRPCLKPCCEPFCLNLCCQPACSGPVTCTKTWYQPTCVCVPGCLSQGCGSSCCEPCGC
- the LOC131916392 gene encoding keratin-associated protein 9-2-like isoform X1; translation: MTNSCCSPCCQPTCCRTTCCRTTCWRPSCVSSCCQPSCCGSSCCQPCCQPTCCRTCFQPSCVSSCCRTPCCQPCCCVSSCCQPCCCKPSCCKPCCQPCCCKPCCCKPCCQPCCCKPCCKPCCCQPCCCQPCCEPCCCKPCCCKPCCQPCCCVSSCCQPCCCKPSCCKPSCCRPCLKPCCEPFCLNLCCQPACSGPVTCTKTWYQPTCVCVPGCLSQGCGSSCCEPCGC
- the LOC131916392 gene encoding keratin-associated protein 9-1-like isoform X2 — encoded protein: MTNSCCSPCCQPTCCRTTCCRTTCWRPSCVSSCCQPSCCGSSCCQPCCQPTCCRTCFQPSCVSSCCRTPCCQPCCCVSSCCQPCCQPCCCVSSCCQPCCCKPSCCKPCCQPCCCKPCCCKPCCCKPCCQPCCCKPSCCRPCLKPCCEPFCLNLCCQPACSGPVTCTKTWYQPTCVCVPGCLSQGCGSSCCEPCGC